A section of the Pithys albifrons albifrons isolate INPA30051 chromosome 4, PitAlb_v1, whole genome shotgun sequence genome encodes:
- the RPL30 gene encoding large ribosomal subunit protein eL30 → MVAAKKTKKSLESINSRLQLVMKSGKYVLGYKQTLKMIRQGKAKLVILANNCPALRKSEIEYYAMLAKTGVHHYSGNNIELGTACGKYYRVCTLAIIDPGDSDIIRSMPEQTSEK, encoded by the exons ATGGTGGCCGCGAAGAAGACG AAAAAGTCCCTGGAGTCCATAAATTCCAGGCTTCAGCTGGTTATGAAAAGTGGCAAATATGTGCTCGGATACAAACAGACTCTGAAAATGATCCGACAGGGCAAAGCCAAGCTGGTCATCCTCGCCAACAACTGTCCTGCTTTGAG aaaatCAGAGATTGAGTACTATGCTATGCTTGCCAAGACTGGCGTCCATCATTACAGTGGCAACAACATTGAATTGGGCACAGCGTGCGGAAAATACTACAGGGTGTGCACACTGGCCATCATCGACCCAG gtGACTCTGACATCATTAGAAGCATGCCAGAACAAACCAGTGAGAAGTAA